Genomic DNA from uncultured Methanobrevibacter sp.:
GGTAAATTACTATTTATATTACCAAACGGAACTCAGATTAATGCAACTTATGGTGCTAACGGTATCTGGTGGGCAGTACATACATTTGACGCTTACGGTGAATATAAAGTCAATGCAACATATGTCGGATTGGATAATGTAACTGTTAACAATGCTACAATAACTGTAAACAAGATTAAAACAGAACTGTCAGGTAATGCAATAACTACAACCTACAACATCAACAAGGATTTGATTATCACATTGAAAGACAGCAACGGAAATCCAGTTAGTGGCGCTAAATTAATCGTTGACTTGAACGGTGCTAAAACATACACTACTGACAGTAACGGTCAGGTTAAGGTGTCAACCAAGGGTTTAGCTCCTAATGTTTACACTGCTAAGGTAACATTCAACGGCAATAATCAATTATGCTAAATCAACCAAGGATGTTAAAGTCACTGTCAAGAAGGCAACTCCTAAACTGACTGCCAAAAAAAAGACCTTTAAGACAACTACAAAAACCAAAAAGTACACTATAATCTTAAAGGACAATACTGGTAAGGCAATCAAGAAGGCTAAAGTCGCCCTGAAAGTCAAGGGCAAGACCTATAAGGCAACAACCAACAGTAAAGGTAAATCAGTCTTCAAAATCAAAAATCTCAACAAGAAAGGAACCTTCAAGGCAACAATAACCTACAAAGGAAACAAATACTACAACAAGGTATCCAATAAAGCCAACATTAAAGTTATTGTCACCTTCAAGACAGTTTCCAAAGGAAGCAAGGACAAATCCACTGTTAAGGAAATCCAACAGGCCCTAAAAGACCACGGATACTACCTCTCATACAAAGGACACTACCTTAAGGTTGACGGTAAGTTCCAAAGCTGCACTGAAAGATCCGTCAAGGAGTTCCAAAAGGACAAAGGACTTAAGGTGACCGGTAAGGTTGATGAAAAGACTGCTGTAAAACTTGGAATAATTTAAATAAGGATTTTTATTCCTTATTTTCTTCTCTTTTTTTAAGACTAATTTTTCATACATTAAAATTAGAAATCACACAGGCTTTTGAAAGGGCCGTGGTATAAGTTTTTTATATAATAAAAATAATATAATTAACATAAACTAATTTTTTGGAGTTCATACTATATGGGTATTGAAGAAAAGATTAAGGATATTGAGGAAGAAATTCAAAAGACACCTTATAACAAGGCTACTTCCCACCATATTGGAAAATTAAAGGCCAAATTATCCAAATTAAAAGAAGAATCATTGCAGCGCAGTAGCGGGGGATCCAAAGGACAGGGATTCCATGTAAAAAAGAGTGGAGATGCTACTGTGGTTCTGGTCGGTTTTCCGTCTGTGGGTAAATCAACATTACTGAATAACATTACAAATGCCGAAAGTAAGGTCGGCGCCTATCAGTTCACCACACTGGACATCGTTCCGGGTGTGATGGAGCACAAGAATGCCAAGATTCAGGTTTTTGACATTCCCGGAATCATCACCGGTGCAAGCTCAGGTAAGGGAAGAGGTAAGGAGATTCTTTCAGTTGCAAGAACCGCCGATTTGATACTTGTCGTTTTGGACACATTGAACCCTCAGCACCTGAAGGTCATTCTTGAGGAGTTGAGAAATATCGGCATAAGGCCTAACGAGCAGCCTCCGGACGTTACAGTCAAAAGGAAAAAGCTCGGTGGGGTAAAGGTATCAAGCACCTGCAAGCTCACACACCTTGACGAGAAGACCATAAGGTCAATTCTCAACGAATACGGCTACATCAATGCAGATGTGCTTTTCCGTGATGACGTTACAATGGACCAGTTCATTGATGTCTTGGACAGGAACAAGTCATACGTTCCGATGCTTATTCTGCTCAACAAGGTGGACCTGGTGGATGACGCTTATATCAAGGAGCTTAAAAAGTACATTCCGGATTTCATTCCGATTTCCGCAGACAAGAACACCAACATCGATGAGCTCAAGGATTTGATATTCGACAACCTCGATTTGGTGAGAGTTTACCTTAAACCGCAGGGAAGAAAGGCGGATATGGAGGATCCTCTGGTCATCAAGAAGGGCTCTACAGTCATCGACGCATGCGGCAAGCTCCACAGGGAATTTGTCAAGAACTTCCGTCATGCGAAGGTATGGGGTACATCCGTCAAGTTTCCGGGCCAGAAGGTAGGACCTGACCATGTCCTTGAGGATGAGGATGTCTTGAGGGTGATTTTGAAAAAATGACTGCTGTTTTTATTACAGGCACTCCGTGTACGGGCAAGACCACAATTGCAAGCAAATTGAACGGACGTGTTGTTAAAATCAATGACCTTGCAAGAAGTCACGGTTTCATCATGGGTGTCGATGAGGATAAGGGCTATGAGATAATCGACATCGAGAAGCTGTCCGATTATGTGGATGGCCTTATTGAAAAATCAGATGATTTGCTTATTTTTGAGGGTCATGTATCACACCTTCTCGACGGCGCCGATAAGGTGATCGTTTTGAGGGTGAGGCCTGAGATTTTAGCCGAAAGGCTTAAGGCAAGAGATTATTCCGAGTCAAAAATCCGTGAAAACCTTGAGGCGGAAGCCCTTGGGGTTTGTTCTGCCGAATCATTTGAAAAATATCCTGATGAGACATATGAGATTGATGTAAGCGATTTGGATATTGATGGGGCTGTCGGAGTGATAGAGGATATCATCCAAAACGGTGGGGACTATCCTGTCGGCAGTGTTGACTTTATGCAATGGCTTGTTGAAAATCCTTAATTGCTGATTTGTAAATTGAAAAAATCCATTTTGGAAATTGATGTAATTATTTCTATTTTTGCCAGTTTGCCTTAATTTAACTTGAATAGGTCAATATTGTATTCATAATTAATGATTTCACAAATGCACATTCGTGTTTTTGCACACTTCAAAAAACTATATATGAAATTCACTACAGATAATGGGTTAGCTTTCACCGGCCGGTTTAAGTGTATGGGGCAAGCACAATCGTTAAATCTTTATAATGGTATAAACATATCATAACTTGTGTGGGGTATAGCATCGCTCGAATGAGTTTTGATATTGATGATGAGCTATTGAAGGATTTGGAGGATTTTGCTCTTGAAAGCAATTCGATGTATCTGAATTGGCTTTGAAATTCATCCGAGAAGGATTAAACAATCAAAAGAGAGCTGATAATATGCAGGAAATAACCATATCAGATGAAATTATTAATGGAATTAAAAATAGAAGTAAACATCTTAATTGCAGCCCTGAAAAACTTGTAAACAGTATTCTATATGATTACCTGATGAAAGTTGAAGATGTTTCCAGTGTTGATGTTGAAAAACTTGAAAAAAGTGCTGTAAGGGACAATCCTGAAGGTGATGACACTTTAAAGAAACTTCGCCAGTTGGGTAATGTCGGATGGGATTAGTTATGGGTTTTCCTAACCCATTCATTTTCCTTTGAAAATTTTATTTTATATGAAAAACCACCAAAATTCACAACCTTTATAAATGGTAATAAACATATTTATTCTTAATATTCATATTAACCTAAGGTTATTTTAACTATGGTTTTTGTTTTAATTTGCGCAAATCATTTTAATTCAATTTTGAATATTATATCCTACATTTTAAAGGAGGATATTTTTGAGTAGAGGAAACAGACCAAAGTGGATGATTGAAATAGCGATTGAAAGAATGAACATTCTTTTCAACCGTGCTGAGATGGAATTCATCACCCATCCTGAAAGGTCAAATCGCTATGTCGAAATGGCATTGAAGCTGTCCACCAAATACAATACCAAAGTGCCAGCTGAATGGTCCCGGAGGTATTGCAAGAGCTGCAAGTCCTTTCTCAAGCCTGGTCACAATTGCACCGTCCGGCTAGTTAACTCAGAAGTTAACATTTTTTGTGGTGAATGTGGTCATGTAATGAAAATTCCCTATCACAGGGAAAAGAAGTTAAAAAGGAGAGCCAAATATGATTCAAAACAAAAAAGAATTAATGAATAGAGCTCTTAATGCGATGACAATTAACATTGGTAAGTCAGGCGTTAACGATAATGTCATTGAAGAAATCAAACGTCAGCTTAAAGCCAATGAAATCGTTAAACTTAAATTTGCAAAAAATATCGCTCGCGATAAAGATACTTACATCGACGAAATCGTCTCAAAGACCCGAGCTAAACTCGTGGATGTCAGAGGCCACGTTGCTGTAATTTACAAGAAAAAGCCTTAAACATTATAAATTTAGAGTTACAGGCCCTATTTTTTTAGGTCTTAAATTTACAGTGGATTAAGCTACAATAAAATTAATATTGGAGAATTAATATGACTACTGTATATGATGTACCTGCAGATTTATTAATTGAAAAAGTCGCAGAAGAATTTAAAGCAAACGATAAAATAGAATCTCCTGCATGGTCCAATTTTGTTAGAACTGGTGTTCACAAAGAAAGAAAACCAGAAAACCCAGATTGGTGGTTCGTAAGAGCTGCTTCAATCATCAGAAGAGTTTACATTGACGGACCTGTCGGTGTTTCAAGTTTAAGAACTTTCTACGGTGGTAAAAAAGACCGTGGGGTACGCCCTGAAAAATTCATGAGAGGTAGCGGATCCATAATCAGAACCGCACTCCACCAACTTGAAGACGCAGGATATGTGGAAAAAGTAGAAGGCGGAAGAGTTGTAAGTCCTCAAGGAAGATCCTTTTTAGATAAAATTTCTGGAGAAATCATTAAAGATATTCCTGAACTTGAAAAATACTAATTAGATTTATTTGGGAGAGTTTGATATGAGCGATTTAGATGAAATTCGTCAAAAAAGAATGGCTGAATTGCAGGCCCAACAGGCTGCTGCGCAAAACCAGGCACAACAACAGGCCATAGCACAGGCTCAACAGCAAGAGGCTCAAGCACAATTCGAAGCTCAGAAAAAACAAATCTTAGGCCAGATTATGACTCCTGAAGCTCGTCAAAGATTGTCAAATCTTAAACTGACCAAGCCAGAAATGGTCAACCAGATCGAACTTCAACTCATACAGTCAGCACAGGCTGGCAGTCTAAGGGGTAAGGTAACTGACGAGCAATTGAAAGTCCTTTTAAGACAGATTGCAGGTCAGAAAAGAGAAATTAAGATTACAAGGAAATAATATCCCATGAAGGCAGCTGTTTTATATAGTGGAGGCAAGGACTCATCCTTTGTGGCAGTGATGCTTAAAAGGCTAGGTCTTGATGTTGAATTGTACACCGCAAATTTCGGCGTTTATGATTCCTATATTCCAGCAGGAAAGTCCGCAAAATCCCTGGGTTTTGAACACAACGTCCTTGAGATGGATAGAGATATCCTCAAAAGAACCTGTGAGCAGATCATGGAGGACGGATTTCCAAACGACGGAATAAAATACATTCATGCCCAAACTGTTGAAAAACTTGCTGAAGACCATGATATTATTGCCGATGGGACAAGAAGGGATGACAGAACTCCTAAGTTATCCATCAATCAGATAAAAAGCCTTGAAGACCGCAAGAGCGTTCAATACATAAACCTTGACAGTTTCGGTCACAAGT
This window encodes:
- a CDS encoding peptidoglycan-binding protein encodes the protein MQQALKDHGYYLSYKGHYLKVDGKFQSCTERSVKEFQKDKGLKVTGKVDEKTAVKLGII
- a CDS encoding GTP-binding protein; the protein is MGIEEKIKDIEEEIQKTPYNKATSHHIGKLKAKLSKLKEESLQRSSGGSKGQGFHVKKSGDATVVLVGFPSVGKSTLLNNITNAESKVGAYQFTTLDIVPGVMEHKNAKIQVFDIPGIITGASSGKGRGKEILSVARTADLILVVLDTLNPQHLKVILEELRNIGIRPNEQPPDVTVKRKKLGGVKVSSTCKLTHLDEKTIRSILNEYGYINADVLFRDDVTMDQFIDVLDRNKSYVPMLILLNKVDLVDDAYIKELKKYIPDFIPISADKNTNIDELKDLIFDNLDLVRVYLKPQGRKADMEDPLVIKKGSTVIDACGKLHREFVKNFRHAKVWGTSVKFPGQKVGPDHVLEDEDVLRVILKK
- a CDS encoding adenylate kinase family protein, with amino-acid sequence MTAVFITGTPCTGKTTIASKLNGRVVKINDLARSHGFIMGVDEDKGYEIIDIEKLSDYVDGLIEKSDDLLIFEGHVSHLLDGADKVIVLRVRPEILAERLKARDYSESKIRENLEAEALGVCSAESFEKYPDETYEIDVSDLDIDGAVGVIEDIIQNGGDYPVGSVDFMQWLVENP
- a CDS encoding ribonuclease P protein component 4, whose product is MSRGNRPKWMIEIAIERMNILFNRAEMEFITHPERSNRYVEMALKLSTKYNTKVPAEWSRRYCKSCKSFLKPGHNCTVRLVNSEVNIFCGECGHVMKIPYHREKKLKRRAKYDSKQKRINE
- a CDS encoding YhbY family RNA-binding protein; this translates as MIQNKKELMNRALNAMTINIGKSGVNDNVIEEIKRQLKANEIVKLKFAKNIARDKDTYIDEIVSKTRAKLVDVRGHVAVIYKKKP
- a CDS encoding 30S ribosomal protein S19e, which translates into the protein MTTVYDVPADLLIEKVAEEFKANDKIESPAWSNFVRTGVHKERKPENPDWWFVRAASIIRRVYIDGPVGVSSLRTFYGGKKDRGVRPEKFMRGSGSIIRTALHQLEDAGYVEKVEGGRVVSPQGRSFLDKISGEIIKDIPELEKY
- a CDS encoding DNA-binding protein, yielding MSDLDEIRQKRMAELQAQQAAAQNQAQQQAIAQAQQQEAQAQFEAQKKQILGQIMTPEARQRLSNLKLTKPEMVNQIELQLIQSAQAGSLRGKVTDEQLKVLLRQIAGQKREIKITRK
- a CDS encoding asparagine synthase-related protein translates to MKAAVLYSGGKDSSFVAVMLKRLGLDVELYTANFGVYDSYIPAGKSAKSLGFEHNVLEMDRDILKRTCEQIMEDGFPNDGIKYIHAQTVEKLAEDHDIIADGTRRDDRTPKLSINQIKSLEDRKSVQYINLDSFGHKSVRLITENLFEISKEKSNRDNSSDFEVEIRTMIDEMGGNSLDIFPEHYQTRVIGYKK